Genomic segment of Deinococcus seoulensis:
TAGGTCTTTGCTTCGATGCCAACGCTTGGTAGCAAATTATTTTGACTAATCAATAAATCTAAATGCTAAACTAGGGAAAGTTACTCGAAAAGTATGGATTTCGCGCTAAAAACTACTGAAGGTGAAAAAATACTATTGGTGATAAATGGCTTACTATCAGGTAGGAGTCGATCTCTTTCGCTGTGTGATTTAATTAATTGCCGTACTATTTTATTTAAATGGCGTGCGAATTCTTCAGAATACCCTGTTTCTAAGATGTCCTTGATAACTTGCCGTGTATATGAAGGGCCATGAATAACAAATGCATGCTCCAGTAAACTATAAGTAATCACCTGAATTGATGCTTGATCGTCTGCCTCGCTGCCGAACCCCTTCTCAAGCATGGCGGAAATCGCTGCTCGGAACGTCAAACGACCGTGACCCATAATCGCGCTGAACGCGTAATAGAACTCAGGTTCATTGAACGGTCGGGTGTCGGGCGTCGCATATGATCCCAGTGCATACCACGCTACTGGATGTGTGGCGTCTATATTAAAGATGTACGCGGCTGCTGCTTCGTATGAGGGTAGGTCAAGGTGTTCGCTGTGTGGAGGAAGTGTCGACAGATCTTGCTCCATCAAACCGAGCACGTCAACAAGCAAGGAAAGATACGTTTCAAGCAACATGACTTCTGGCGGCTTAGGCGTAAGTGTCTGCAGGTTGGAGGCATGCATTCTCGCTTGGCGATATTGCCCCTGTCTTATTCGGGCCCAGCAAAGTAGGTATTCAGCTTCTGCATCATGCGGTGCTTCAGGTCGAGTCAAGGCCGTAATGCATATGTCGGGGTGCCCGGCGCGCAAAGCTGCGTGGCCAAGTTCCGTTAACGTACGACCGACAAATGTGAGATTCGGATCGTTAAGCTGAAAGGATTCGAGGATCTCGCGCACTTGATCGTGATCTCCCGATGCTTGTGACAGCATCAATAAATTAAATCGAGTGAATTCACCAGGAGCATCCTCAAAGGCGCGTCGTCTCAACTGACTTAATGTCTCGCGTGCTGGAGCACGCAGGTTGAACCATCGCAACTGCGCAATAGCCATAAGATTAAAGGCGGCGGGCGAATCAAGTGCCTGGTC
This window contains:
- a CDS encoding DUF4365 domain-containing protein, which encodes MSKNGKRQIPMPRRPSQHVTGDRGMIALSDFFTGLGWAFESVTQDYGLDAKIETFTDEFADAFVFFVQSKSSHNEPAAQPVKYFEDATANYYANLNVPVLVTKYTVTSNRLLYAWILGLQSFERTQTRHKLTFDDHDLLNDRTQGEFKRSARAIQNIVQSRASGILAIRVEGNVRACIDAQAVVERLEHTFSGRVGLDDDSPIIVRVDEDAVTLDIPGVRRLSVPLTRGFEAAFVEMLVGLHTLTQITAASYSLALYALFLQDEYADQADFRRIDALFRPEFDFGPVLAILEDQALDSPAAFNLMAIAQLRWFNLRAPARETLSQLRRRAFEDAPGEFTRFNLLMLSQASGDHDQVREILESFQLNDPNLTFVGRTLTELGHAALRAGHPDICITALTRPEAPHDAEAEYLLCWARIRQGQYRQARMHASNLQTLTPKPPEVMLLETYLSLLVDVLGLMEQDLSTLPPHSEHLDLPSYEAAAAYIFNIDATHPVAWYALGSYATPDTRPFNEPEFYYAFSAIMGHGRLTFRAAISAMLEKGFGSEADDQASIQVITYSLLEHAFVIHGPSYTRQVIKDILETGYSEEFARHLNKIVRQLIKSHSERDRLLPDSKPFITNSIFSPSVVFSAKSILFE